GTGCTCCCAGACCTCGCCGATCGGCGGCAGGCTGCCGGGCAGCACCTGCCCGCCGCGCACCACGGGGATCAGCAGGCGATGGGCGCCGGCCGGCGCCGGCTCGTTCTCCAGGGTAATGATGTCGCGCTCGTAGGCGCCGGCGCGGTAGACGCGCTTCTTGCCCGGCCAGGTGCTCTTGTCGCCGGCGATCTTCACCGCGGGCCGGCCTTCGCCGTTCTCCTCGTACCAGACCAGCTTGTAGATGCCGCCCAGGGCGCCGCCCTCGACGCCGTGCTCCAGCGAGCCGCTGGCCGCGCCCAGCGCCGTGCCCACGCCGAAGGCATCGATCGGCGCGCCCTGCTCCAAGAGCTCCGCGATCTTGTACTCGTCCATGTCGCCGGAGACGAGGATGCGCGTCTCCATCAGGCCGCCCGCGTCCAGCACGCGGCGCACCTCCTGCGAGAGCGCCAGGAAGTCGCCCGCGTCGATGCGCACGGCCGCGAGGCTGTGCCCGAGCGTCTCCTGCGCCCAGTGCGCCACCTGCACGGCCGTGTGCACGGCGCGGCGCGGGTCGTAGGTGTCGAGCAGCAGCGTGTAGCGCGAGAAGGTCTCGGCCACGGCGCGGAACGCTTCTTCCTCGGTGTCGAAGAGCTGGACGAGGGCGTGCGGAATCGAGCCGGTGGCGGGCAGGCGAAAGCGGAAGGCGCCGGCCAGGAACGAGGTCGAGGTGCAGCCACCGATGAACGACGAGCGCGCCACCGTGAACGGCTCCAGCGCCCGGCGCAGCGCGAACTCCGCCACGCGCTTGCCGCGGGCGGCGTAGACGATGCGCGCCGCCTTCGTCGCGACTACCGTGCCGCCGTTCACCGCCTGCAGCAGGCCGCTCTCCATCAGCAGCGCCTCGACGTAGGGCGCGGTGACGCGCAGAATCGGCTCGTTGGGGAAGGCGACGGTGCCCTCGCGCATCGCCAGCACTTCGCCGCTGAAGCGCAGGTTGGCGAGGTAGGAGAGGAAAGCGGGGTCGTAGTCACGGATCTGCTCCAAATAGGCGAGGTCGTCGGCCGCGTAGCGGAAGGCCTGCAGGAACTCGAGCGCCGGCTCCAGCCCGGCGGTGAGCATGTAGGCGCCGCCGAAAGGCGCCCGCCGGCTGTAGAGGTCGAAGGTGGCCAGGCCGCGATGGCCCGTGCGCCAGGCGACGTAGGCGGCGTCGGGATGATAGAGATCGGTGCTGAGGCCGGGATGATAGGTCAGTAGGCTGCGCACCACGCACTCGCCCCCCCCCGCGTGAGACTGCTGATCAGTATATCGTCCGTGCGCGCGCCCTTCGGCCGGCCGGCAGGCTGACAAGGCGCCGCGATCTGCGCCGGCTTCAACCGTCGCATAAGACTTTCGAAAGCGGAAATGACGCGGCGGCATCTTGCCGGCCAGCCGCGCTCCATGAGGCGACGACGCCTCATGGAGCCAGATAGTAAGGCCTGCTCTCACCGGCAGCAGTGACGATAAGCGGCACACCCGACAGAATGGCGGCACTATTCGAAGCACGAAATAGATGGAGGCCAAAACCCATGACACGGTTGAGCGACAAGGTCGCGATCGTCACCGGCGCGGGTGCGGGGAACGGCCGCGCGATCGCCCGCGCCTTCGCGGCGGAGGGCGCAAGCGTGGTGGTGAGCGACATCGACGAGGCCGCCGCGCGCGCGACGGCGGGGCTGATCGGCGAGCGGGCCGTGGCGCTGAGCGCGGACGTGAGCCGCGCCGAGGACTGCCGGCGGCTCGTGCAGACGGCGGTGCGGCGCTTCGGCGCGTTGCACGTGCTGGTGAACAACGCCGGCATCTGGCGCAGCGGCACGATCGAGGAGACGAGCGAAGCGGACTGGGACGCGCTGATGGCCGTAAACGTCAAGGGCGTCTTTCTGTGCAGCAAGTTCGCGGTGCCGGCGATCGCGGCGGCGGGCGGCGGCAGCATCATCCACCTCTGCTCGCTGGCCGGCATCACGGCGACGGCCGGTGCGGTGCTGTACACGGCGAGCAAGCATGCGGTGGCGGGCATGACGAAGGCGATGGCGCTGGACCACGCGCAGCAGGGCATCCGCGTGAACGCGCTCTGCCCCGGCCTGATCGACACGGCGCTGGCGCAGGCGATCTACGCGATGGCGGGGCCGGGGCGCGAGGAGGAGATGAAGGGCCGCTATGCCCGCGCCACGCCGCTGGGCCGCGTGGGCCAGCCGGAGGACGTGGCGAAGGCGGCGGTGCACCTGGCGAGCGACGAGGCGGCCTGGGTGACGGGCATGCTCTACTCGGTGGACGGCGGCGTGGGCCTGGCGCCGCGGCGCTGAGTGGCAGCGGGGGTTGGCAGCCTCCCCGTCCATCGTATATACTCGTAGCTACGTGAAGGTGTGCAATGAAGATCGTCAAGATTCGCCGCGTGGGCAACAGCAACGTGATCACACTGCCGCGCGAATTCGAGGAACTGGGCTTTTCGGCGGGTGACGAGGTGGTGCTGGATCGAACGGCGGATGGCGGTCTACACATTCTGCCGGCGCGTCCCGTTCAGGAGGACTTTCAGGCCCGTGCCCGGCGTGTGGTGGCGGAAAATCGGGAGGCGCTTGATCTGCTCGCGGCGTATGACCGGGGCGAACAGGTGCGGCACGATGGTTCCACCGTGACATCGGCGAAACGCAAGGCTCGATCATGAGCGAAGTGGTCTACCTGACCACCGAGCAAGTATTCACACTCTACAGCGCGATCTTCGAGTGTACGCAGCAGCAGGCGGCCCACCAACTCCGCAGCCGAGCCGGGCTTGAGTCCGCCCTCGCACGTGCGCAGTTCTACGGCCACTACGAGGATGCCGACCTGGCGATGCAAGCCGCGGTGCTGGCACAGGGCATCGCCGAAACACAGCCCTTCATCGAGGGAAACAAGCGCACTGCCCTCGCGTGCCTCGCGCTCTTCCTGGACCTGAACGGCTACCGGGTAACCGCCTCACAGCAGGAGCGCATGGAGTGGATGCTGAGCCTGGCCGAAGGCGCCACGGCCGCGGCGCTGGCCGAGCGCATCCGCGCCTGCCTCGCGCCCGCCCGCTGAGCGCCCGCGACAGGCCCTGGCCACCTGCCGTCCAGCTCTGGCGCAGGCCGTCGCCGTTATAGACGTTTGTCTGGTTCTGGCCGGCGACCAGAACTGCTCCGGCTTTTCCAACGCGCTGGGCCCTTTGTGAAATGACTTCGGCGCGTCGTTCGCT
The Dehalococcoidia bacterium genome window above contains:
- a CDS encoding nicotinate phosphoribosyltransferase, which encodes MRSLLTYHPGLSTDLYHPDAAYVAWRTGHRGLATFDLYSRRAPFGGAYMLTAGLEPALEFLQAFRYAADDLAYLEQIRDYDPAFLSYLANLRFSGEVLAMREGTVAFPNEPILRVTAPYVEALLMESGLLQAVNGGTVVATKAARIVYAARGKRVAEFALRRALEPFTVARSSFIGGCTSTSFLAGAFRFRLPATGSIPHALVQLFDTEEEAFRAVAETFSRYTLLLDTYDPRRAVHTAVQVAHWAQETLGHSLAAVRIDAGDFLALSQEVRRVLDAGGLMETRILVSGDMDEYKIAELLEQGAPIDAFGVGTALGAASGSLEHGVEGGALGGIYKLVWYEENGEGRPAVKIAGDKSTWPGKKRVYRAGAYERDIITLENEPAPAGAHRLLIPVVRGGQVLPGSLPPIGEVWEHARESLADLPEIFQQLSGAPAYPVEMSHALQELRRQAIDGEQAGNGAHPPAAPAEQDIAIQAREATRSLET
- a CDS encoding SDR family oxidoreductase → MTRLSDKVAIVTGAGAGNGRAIARAFAAEGASVVVSDIDEAAARATAGLIGERAVALSADVSRAEDCRRLVQTAVRRFGALHVLVNNAGIWRSGTIEETSEADWDALMAVNVKGVFLCSKFAVPAIAAAGGGSIIHLCSLAGITATAGAVLYTASKHAVAGMTKAMALDHAQQGIRVNALCPGLIDTALAQAIYAMAGPGREEEMKGRYARATPLGRVGQPEDVAKAAVHLASDEAAWVTGMLYSVDGGVGLAPRR
- a CDS encoding AbrB/MazE/SpoVT family DNA-binding domain-containing protein, yielding MKIVKIRRVGNSNVITLPREFEELGFSAGDEVVLDRTADGGLHILPARPVQEDFQARARRVVAENREALDLLAAYDRGEQVRHDGSTVTSAKRKARS
- a CDS encoding type II toxin-antitoxin system death-on-curing family toxin, which produces MSEVVYLTTEQVFTLYSAIFECTQQQAAHQLRSRAGLESALARAQFYGHYEDADLAMQAAVLAQGIAETQPFIEGNKRTALACLALFLDLNGYRVTASQQERMEWMLSLAEGATAAALAERIRACLAPAR